The Rhizobium rhizogenes sequence TCATGTTCTCGACGCTGACGAAAGGGATAAGGGCTTTTGAAGACGGGGACAGGGGCATATGGGCAACTCCTCACTTGCGAGAGCGAAGATAGCTGCGGGGCCTGTTCAACTGAAATCGCAGAAGCTTGTTGTTTCTGAAGTCATTTTGAACAATATGTTCAGTCCAATTGTCAATTCGGTCAAATCCCCATGAGCATCGCAAAATACATACCGGATGAACTCGACCGGCAAATCATCGCTCACCTCAGGGTCGATGGTCGGGCGTCGCTTGCCAAACTTTCCGATGCGCTGGGTGTCGCGCGCGGCACGGTGCAGAACCGGCTGGACCGGCTGACGGAAACCGGCACGCTGCTCGGTTTTACCGTGCGGGTGCGCGAGGATTATGATGATCGTGCTGTCCACGCGGTGATGATGATCGAGGTCATGGGAAAATCGACCACGCAGGTCATCCGCAAGCTGCGTGGCATTGCCGAGATTTCCTCGCTCCATACCACCAATGGCAACTGGGATCTGGTGGCGAATATCCGCGCCGGCAGCCTCTCGGATTTCGACCGGGTGCTGCGGGAGGTCCGTATGATAGACGGCGTCTCGAACAGCGAAACCAGCCTCTTGCTGAGCAGCGTTTAGGGGCTGCCTTGCGAGACAAGACTGCCGCTCACATCATCTCTTCAGCCGTCTGATAAAGCGCTGTTCCAGAACCTCGCTTCCCCATTGGCTGCCGGGATGTTCTTCGACGCAGGCGAAACCATGCGTCTCGTAGAGATGCCGGGCGGCCGAAAGGCCGTTGAATGTCCATAGATGGGTTTCGGCAAAGGCGTTCTTATCGGCAAAGGCCAGAGCGGCTGCAAGCAGCCTGCGTCCGACACCGCCGCCGCGCACGCTGTCATCCACGATGAACCAGCGTAGATGCGCGATCTCCGATCCCAGGTCTTCGCCATCAATGGCGACGGAGCCGACAATCTCGTCGCCGCGCATCGCGGTCCATATCGCATTTTGCGGTCTTTCGAGCCGGTTGCAAAAGGAGGCGAGGCCTTCGGCGACAACGGATTCGAAACGCTGGCCGAAGCCGGATGTTCGGGCGTAGTAGAGCGCATGCATCTGTGTTATGCGGGCGATGATGCCTGGCCGATATCCCGAGACGATATCGATGGCGGGTGCGGCGGCATCGCTTCGGTCTCCCAGCGCATCGGCATAAAGGCGAAGCCCGGCAAGGATGGTATTTGCATCCGCCGGTGTCAGCTGTGTCAGGGCGCCGGATACCTGCCGGTTGGCGAAGGCGTGAATGGCTTCGACCCGCTTTTGTCCCCTGTCGGCAAGAAACAGCAGCTTGATACGGTTATCCTGCCCGTCCGCCTTCTCCAGAATATCTCCTGACAGAACGAGTTTGCGAAGCATGCGGCTGACGCTGGATTTTTCAAGCCGCAGAAGCTTTCCCAGATCACGCGCCGTAATTCCGGGGCATGTCTCGATCTCGATCAGGGCGTGAACGGCGGAAGGTGGCAGATCGGTGCCTGCGAAATCGCCGCCCATGAAGCCGAGTTCCCGGACAAGCCGACGTGAGGTGAAGCGGATGTCATCTATGGGGAGAGACTGTTCGGACATGGTGAATCCATATTGTTGCATCATGCAACCATAATCATACTCGATGCGACCTGCCAAGTTCGGTCTTCCTTAAAATGCTGGATTTTTCCAGGAAATCGGGCAAGCTCCCGTTCAGGATCGTTGGCACGGCTTGGGGGTAATGACCGCCATCGAGAAAAGATTATCCTCAAGCAGTCTGCGCGGAAGTTTTCGAACCATCGCGATATTTAATTACCCGGCTATGGAGCCGACATGCCCGATACACCTCGCTTCTTCCGTTATGCCATTCTTGCTGCGATGTTGCCCGTCGCCGTCCTCGGCATCGTGACGACGCCGAATGAGTATCGCGCCGTTGGCATCGACGCAGTTGATTGTGACGGGCCTATATCGGTTCTGATCCCTGCCGTACCGGCGCTTGCAGCCTATGCCATTATCGGCTGGCTGTTCCTGTCGGGTGCAAAGCGCCACCGTTCCCTGATCTCCGGCGGCATTTGTGTGGTGGTATCTCTGGTGCTTGTCTGGAGCATCGGGCTGGCGCTTCAGGAGCACCGGCTCAACGCCGCGGAAATGGCCTGCGGTTCAAGCGGAAAACTCTGACCTTGCATTGAGACGCGGAACGCCGGCCTAGCCGTGAAACCGCAGATTTCGTCGCGTCAGCTGCTCGACAGTGGTACAGCCCATCAGCTTCATGCCGCGTTCGATTTCGATGCGCATCAGTTCGAGCGCCCTTTCGACGCCGGGCTGACCGGCAGCGGCGAGCGGGAAAAGATAATAGCGGCCGAGCCCGACTGCCTTGGCACCCAAAGACAGCGCTTTCAGAACATGGGTCCCGCGCTGTACGCCGCCATCCATCATCACGTCGATCCGGTCGCCGACGGCATCGACAATCTCTGCCAGCTGGTCGAAGGCGCTGCGGGAACCATCGAGCTGGCGACCGCCATGATTGGAGAGCACGATGCCGCTGCAGCCGATTTCGACAGCGCGCCGGGCGTCATCCACCGACATGATGCCTTTGAGGCAGAAGGGTCCGCCCCATTCGCGCACCATCTGCGCCACGTCGTCCCAGTTCATCGAGGGATCCAGCATCTCGGTGAAATAGCGGCTGATGGAGAGAGCGCCGCCATCCATTTTGATATGGCCGTCGAGCTGCGGCAGGCTGAAGCGCTCATGCGTCAGGTAATTGATGCCCCAGGCCGGTTTGACGGCGAATTGCGCGATGCCGGAAAGATTGAGCTTGAAGGGAATGGCAAAGCCGGTGCGCTTGTCGCGCTCGCGATTTCCGCCGGTGATACTGTCCACGGTCAGCATCATCGTCTCGACGCCGGCGCTCTTGGCGCGTGCCATCATATCGCGGTTGAGGCCACGATCCTTGTGGAAATAGAACTGATAGACCTGCGGGCCGCCGCTGATCCTGCGCGCTTCCTCAAGGCTTGTGGTGCCAAGCGAAGAGACGCCGAACATCGTGCCGAATTTTCCCGCCGCTGCCGCCACTGCCCGCTCGCCCTGATGGTGGAAGAGGCGCTGAAGCGCCGTTGGGGAGCAATAGACCGGCATGGAGAGTTTTTGCCCCATGACGGTCACTGACATGTCCACGTCGGACACGCCGCGCAGCACATCCGGAACGAGATCGCAATTTTCAAAGGCAGCCGTGTTCCGCCGATATGTCACTTCGTCGTCGGCAGCGCCGTCTATGTAGTTGAAGATCGGCCCGGGAAGACGCTGCTTGGCCATGCGGCGAAAATCATGAAAATTATAGCAGTCTTTGAGTTGCATCTGTCGCTCGACCGGTCCGGTTTGAAGGCTTCTAAAGAGTGTCGGAAACCTATACCGGCGATCAGGGCCGGGCAATCGTGCCGCCGACAATTTCCGCAGGTTCAAGGCGATGAATACCGCGGGGCTGGAACGGCAGGAACTGCTCCGCTCCGAGAAGTTTTGCGGCAAGCCAGAGGACCGACATCCACATTTCCGTGCCCTGCAGCCCGGCCGGATGCCCCTCGGCGAAGGCAAATCCCTTCCCCTTTTGCCATCGCCCCTCGTTTCGGCGCACAATTTCGCGGGCGATCTCTTTCGCCTCGTTTCGTCTGTGATCCGTCTGTTTCAGGCACAGAAGCAGAGGGTGGATCGTATCGAGCAGGTTGCAGGCGTTAAATTCGACGCCATGAAAACCGCCATAGGCGCGGTAATTGGCGATGACGGAGTCGATTGTCGCTTCTGGATAGGGCACGGGCACCCCGAACTGGGCGTAGGAGCCGCGTGTGAGACGGTAAAAGCCATTGACCGGTTGTAGCAGGCCCTGCGCGGCCGTCGGTTCACCCCAGAGACCGGTTGCCCTGTCCGCATTCATCGCAAGCCAGCCGAAGAGCATGGCAAGATTGTCGCCGGATGTGAAATAGCGCCTGTTGAAATAAAGCGCGGTGGCGAGGGCGTCGATGGTGGCGCCGCAATGCCATGCCCGGCTTTGCCATGGCAGTTCTCTCAGCAGACGGGTCAGTTCCCCGGCGCGCATGTGCTCGACAAAGGCAATTGGCTGTTTCGGCGCGGCCCCAAAACATTCCAGCGCATATCCGATGGCCAGAATATTGTAGAGAATGGAGGGGTTCCGCTCCGCCGGCGCATCGACAGCGGGCGCCTCGGCGTCGAAAAACAGCCCCGTTTGCGCATCCTGCATCGCCTGCAGGCCAGTCACGGTCTTTTCGGTGTCGAAGGCAGTTCCTTCCTGCCCGAAGGCTGCGGCGATTTCGATAGCGTCACACAGATGTCTGGTGCTTTCAACGACTTGCCCGGATGCATCGGCTGAATGATAGGCGCCCTCTTCCTCATAGGAACGAATGGCCGCCAGCCAGTCGCCGGCGATTTCCCCACCGAGCTTCCGTAGCAGTGGTTCTATTTCCGGGAGTTTTGACGCGGCCGCTTTTTCTCCGCGATATCGCAGAACCCGGGCGGGAACGCCGCCGGCAATGGCCATGGCGGGAATATCCTTCACCACGGTTGCGCCTGCCGCGATAATCGCTCCGCGTCCAATCTTCACGCCGTCCAGCACCACCGCATTGGCGCCGATCCAGACATCCTCGCCGATCTCTATGCCAAGCGAAGTCAGCGGCTGGCGATAGATGGGGGTGTCGATATCGTCAAAACCGTGGTTGAAACCGACGATGCTGACATGGGAGGCGATGCGCACCCCATTGCCGATGGTCACCTTGCCGGAAAGGCAGGCATAGGGGTTGATCGAAACATTTTCGCCAAGCTCAATGTCGCCGCGCACGATCGCGTAACCGGCAATCCACGACTGTGCGCCCATCAGCAGCCTGTTCGTATGCACCTCTGCTCTGGCGGCAATATAAACGTCTTGTCCGAAAACGGCGTTGGCAGAGTGTTCAAGGCCACGCAAACGTGCCTGATGATCGGGGCTGTTTATATCCTCCGGCTTCCGCTCCCAGGTCAGGATGTTCAGCCGATCCTGCCTTTGGGAAACAGTCGGGGGTTCGTCCGTCGTCATGGTCAGCCCGCACGGTTTTCATTGAGTGCAAAGGCCGGAACACGTCGTCCTTCACGCCTGAATATCTCTTCCAGCCCGGTGAGATCGGGAGCATCCGGCAGGGTTGCCAATGCGGCTTCCGCGGCCTTGCCGACGGGTAGCGCCATGGAGGCCGTTATCAGCAACGTTTCGCCGGACGGAACAGTACCGCGCAATTGCGGAACGAGGGTTCTGGCGTGGATGAGATTGGTGTTGGCGATGGCCTGATGGCACAGTCCTTCGCGACGAATTCCGGCCGAAAGGTCGACAATGACGCTTGTGTCGCCTTGCCCATAACACGCAGCGCGACCTTCCTCCGCCTGAGTTCGGTCGCGGTTGAAGTCGGCGCGTTCTATGGCGAAACCACCTTCGGAAGTTTGCAGAGGTCGTGGGGCCCGGATGCGGTGCAGCCTCACATGCCAGGGGTTTTGCGGCACGAGCCAGGTCTCGATCTCCACATCCGCCCATGGCCGCCAACGGGAATAAAGGCAGTCTTTGGCAATCAACGCCTCCTCCATCGTCTCGCGGGTGCGCAAGTGCACGCCGTCGTCGGAAAGGCCGAGCATGCCGTCGAAACTTGCGGCGGCGAAATGCCGGTCATCCGCCTCGACATTGAAGGCATAACGGGTGGAGTAGACGAACTTCGAATATTTCTCCTGCGCGCCGCGCATCCTGTCATGCTGCTGCCCCGAGGATAGAACGACGATGTTGCCGGGTGTGTGAAAGGCCACCATGCCGGGCTCCGGCAACGAAACGGGTTCGGCGAATTCTTCCGCCTCGGTTTCCTGCGCAGTCCAGAAAGGATGGTCGGCGGGCAGCGCCAGCGGCAGGAAGAATTTGAGCGCCCAATAGGGAGAGCAGGGAGAATTGTAGCTCTCGCTCATCAGAAGGTTTGGATAGCCATATCCGACGGACAGGACGCCGTCGCGATCGGCGATCGGCCGCTTCGACCACCAGCGGATGTGGCGCATGTAATAGCCCTTGATTTCCGGCCATGGCAGCGCCTCCAGACCGGAAAAGGCGAGCGCGCCCCAGAAACCACCGGCAGCAAAACGGTAGGTCTGGCTGCGCCCGAAGGCGAGCGAAGCCCCGTCAGGCCCGAACCAGTGGCGCATGTCACGGGCGAAAATGCGCGAGCGTTCGATGAGCCGCGCTTTTCGTGCGCCGTCGCCTTTCGCCAGTACCGTGTAGATCAAACCGTAAAAATGCATGGCGAAGGGGATATAATGGTCGACACGTCGCACCGGTCCATCCCGATACCAGCCGTTGCCGATATCGAAAGCCTCTAGCTCATCGAGATAGGTTTGGGTTTTGGCGCGGTCGAATTCCACACCCACCCGTTCCAGCCCGAGATCGATCAGCACCCGGAAGAATTTCCAGTTATTGTCGACGAACTCCCGCTCGCGGGCGGCCAGAAGATAGGCGGCGACAGCCCGCCTGTCCGTTTCGGCTAGCGGCTCCCAGATATGTTCGGGAACCATGGCGAGCGCGAATCCTATGGCCGCCAGTTCGACCAGCCGCTGGTGCCGATCAGCCGTGTCACCCCAATATTCCGGGTGGGCCGGATTGGTGCCATTGGCCAGCCCGCGCCGGTAGAGATCCCAGTACGGAAAATCATAACCGCCGGCGGCAAGCGGAACGATGCCCCATAATGGCCGGGCAAAACCCTCCAGTTCCGCCGCAGGAAAATCGAAAATCGCCCCCGTTGCTCCAAGCCGCACACGCGCGCCGCCGGGTGAAAAACAGGTCAGCAGCGGATTGAAGAGGTCGATCACCGCCTTTGCGAGATCGTCCCGGCTGCGAAGCGGATTGTGAAAGAGCGGATTGGCTGTGGCGCTGTCGTGAGGCACGATTATCAATTTCCGGTCGTGATCAGAGAAAGGGCCGCAGGCTCGCCGCCTGCGGCCCTGCGGCAACTATTTGATGGCCTTGACGCCGTCATTCATGTCCTTGATGCCGTCATCGATGGAGATGTTGTCGGTCATCAGCGCGTCATGCACGCGGTTCAGAACGACTTCGATCTTGGCCGCATTCGGGTTGACCGCCATTTCCAGATAGGCCTTGCCCGCCTGCAATGCGTCCTTGCTGGCCTGATCCTGTGGGAAGCCCGGCAGCGCTGCGATCTTCTCGGCCACATCATCGGTTCTGAGCGCGGGGAAGGTGCCGGTGGAGGCAACGATGGCGGCACCCTCAGGGCCGGTGACGAAATGGATGAAATCCAGCGCCGCTTCCTTGTGGCCGGAATTGGCATTGACCGACAATCCGGCAATCTGCGCGGCCGTCGCGCCTGCTGCTACACCATCCGGATGGGGAAATTTCACGATGCCCCAATTGACGCTTTTCGACTCGCCGGATTTTACCTTGGCGATCTGGGTGCCGACAAACCATGTGCCCATGGGCAGCATGCCGATCGTTCCGTTGAAGAACAGAGCGGAATAATGGGTGTTCGACGTTTTCAGCGAGGCATAGGACGGTATCGCGCCGCTCTTTTGCAGGGCAAGCGCCCGCTCATACCAGGGTTTCAGGAATTCATAATTGCCGTCCACCAGCGTGTGCTTGCCATCCTGAATGCCGGGCAGCTGCACCGTCGAGCGCCAGGTGTGCAACAGCGCACCATAGATGCGGTTGGCACCCATGCCACCCTTCAGCTTGCCGGCGATTTCATCGAACTGTGCCCAGGTCATGTCATTGCTGGGGTAGGGCACACCGGCCTTGTCGAAAATATCCTTGTTATAATAGACCACCCAGAAATCCGAGCGGAACGGCAGGGCGTAGATCTTGCCGTCGATGGTCAGTTCCTCGATCAGGCCACCATAGGGTGCCGTCTCGATCTTCTGGTCCTTGATGAAGCCGCTGAGATCGGTGATGTTGCCGGCGCGTACCAGATTGGCGTAGCCGGGCACATCCTTGATGGTGACGATGTCGATATCCTTCGAGCCGCCGGTCAGCTGCGTGGATATCATCTGCGTATAGTCCTGCGAGCCGAGGTCCACCACCTCGAACGTCACATTCGGGTGCTTCTGCTTATAGGCCTCCATCAAGGGCTTGAAGTAGGCACCCTTGTCCAGATCCCAAAGGGCCCATTTCAAGGTGACCGGCGCATCGCCCGCAGCGAACGCCGTTCCTCCCATGCCCATGGCAATGCCGAGACCGGCGGTTGCGAGAGCGAATGCACGTCTGGTTGTCTTAAACTCCATAGCCCGTTTCTCCTTCCCTGACTGATGTCGTTTGATTTTCGGTATGCCTTAAGTGCTGCTCCCCGCCGGTTCGGGTATCGACACTCGCATCCGCGCAACGGCGTTTCTCGCCGCAAAACACAGGGCGAACATGCTGAGCGAAAAATTGACGGTGGCCGGCATGAAGACGGACACCGGATAAAGCAGGATGTGCGCGACCCAGAGTGCCGTGACGAAACCGAGTGCCGCCAGCATGGGCAGTGGCCTGGTGATCGCAGAAAATGCCGCCTGCCGTAGCGTCTCCCGAAGCGGCAGGTCCTGTCTTGCCATGAGAACAATGGCGTAGGCGCACAGGAGGATGAGGAACAGCGTCACTGCCAGACTGACCGCAAAGGGCAGGCTGTAGACGAGCTGAAGCCGGGCCGCCCCGGCGTAGCTGACGGTCGCGTAAACACCGGCGCTCACCAGCAGCGCGCTTAAAACCACAAGCGTAGTGCCGCGCAGGGCGAATTTCCGCAAGGCTTCGAGGAAATCGCGCAGCAGATAGGTATTTTCATCATCCGTGAAGGAAACGCAGACACGAGCCATGGCCAGCATCGCTGCCGGCATCGTCACCACCGGCAGGCTGGCGAGGATGAAGAGAAGATTGAGCTTCACCATCTCCCACCATTCGCGTTTGATGATGTCGAGGAACAGGGCAAGGCCGGTCAGCGGCGGGGCGTTCTTGTCGATCCCGGCACCTTCCCTTGTCCATAACCCCTCCAGCCATTGCATCGCGTTTGTCTCCATCGCCTCAATAAAGGATCGATTGTTCGGTGGCGGGATCGAAAAGCTGCGCATTCGTCAGATCGGCCACCAGTTCGACGGGATCACCGATCTTCGCCCTGAAACGCGGTGAGACGCGTGCGACGAGGTTTCTGCCGCCGGAGACAAGGTTGAGATGCACTTCCGATCCCATCGGTTCCGCCAGTTCCACCGTCGCCGTGAATGGCGCGACATTAGCGGCATCGATATCCGCCGGGGCGAATTCGTGGAAATTTTCCGGGCGGATGCCGAGAATGATGTCCTTTCCCTCATAAGATCGCAGCCGCCCGGCATCGATATCAGTTGGCAGAGGCAGCGGATTGCCGTCGAACAGGGCGGTGAAGCGGTCGCCGTCGCGGCGCAGCGTGACTGGCAGCATGTTCATCTGCGGTGCGCCGATGAAACCCGCGACAAACATGTTGATCGGCCGGTCGTAGAGATTTTGCGGCGTATCCACCTGCTGGATATGGCCGTCCTTCATCACCACGATGCGGTCCGCCATGGTCATGGCTTCCACCTGATCGTGGGTGACGTATATGAAGGTGGCGTCCAGCCGCTTGTGCAGCTTGGAGATTTCCGACCGCATCGTGCCGCGCAGCTTGGCATCCAGATTGGAAAGCGGCTCATCGAGCAGGAAGACTTCCGGGTTGCGCACCATGGCCCGGCCGAGCGCGACACGCTGGCGCTGGCCGCCGGAGAGCGCTTTCGGCTTGCGGTTCAAGAGATGGGTGATGTCGAGAATTTTCGCCGCATCCTTGACCTTGGTATCGATGAGATCGCGTGGCGCCTTTCTGAGTTCCAGACCGAAGGCCATATTCTTGTAGACCGTCATATGCGGATAAAGCGCATAATTCTGGAACACCATGGCGATGTCGCGATCCTTGGAGGGCACGTCATTCATCACGTCCTCGCCGATGCGCAACTCACCGCCGGAAATTTCTTCCAGACCGGCGATCATGCGCAGCGTCGTGGATTTGCCGCATCCGGAAGGGCCGACCAGAATGATGAATTCCTTGTCGGCAATATCCAGATCGATATCGTGAACGACCTTGAGCGCGCCGAAGGTCTTGTTGAGTTTTTTCAGGGAAATGCTAGCCATCTGTGCCTCGCGCTCACCAATAGGAAGACCAGTTGCGCGAAAGCCGGATCAGCGCTTCCAGATAATAATAATCGCCCCAGGAGACGCACTCATCGACGCCTTCGCCCCGGCAGGTATTATGGGGCGTCTTCTTGGAATAGGTGCCGTGCAGAAGCTGCCCGTTGGAGATCGCGGGATCGCGAACCGAATAGACATCGGCGAGGCTTTTCACCATGCGCCTTGCCAGATCGCGATATTCCGCCGCCTTTTCCGGTGTCTCCAGCTCCGCCATTTCCAGAAGACCGCAGGCGACGATGGCCGCCGCCGAGCTGTCGCGCGGTTCGCCATCGCCATCCGCAAAAATCAGGTCCCAAAAGGGTACGAGATCATCGGGCAGGCGTTTGAGATAGAAGGCGAGAAGCCGCTCGAAGGTGCCGCGATAGGCGGGCAGGCGCTCGTATCGATAGGAAATGGCCATGCCGGCAATGCCCCAGGCCTGTCCGCGGGCCCAGTAGCTCTCATCGCTGTAACCCTGTTTCGTGACGCCGCGCACCGGCGCGCCGGTCTGCGGGTCCATGTAAAATGTATGATAAGTGGAATCGTCCGGCCGGACGGAATGGGCAAGCGTGGTGCGAGCATGGGCAAGCGCCACGGTGCGGTAGTCGTCCCAGCCCGTTTCGCGGCTCGCCCAATAAAGCAGCGGCAGGTTCAAAAGGCAGTCGATGATATAGCGATATTCGTTGGGATTATCCCTGCGGCCCCAGGCCTGGATGAATTGCCCGACCGGCTGGAACCGTTCCATCAACTGGTCCGCCGCCATCAGCGCCGCGCGTCTTCCATCCTCATCGCCCACCAGTTTCCATGCGGCTATGCACGAGGGCGAATAGAGGAAGCCCATATCGTGATGGTCGGTCTCGATGCGGTTTTCGATACGGTGCAGGAAACTCTGCACCTGAATTTGCGCCGCATGCTGAAAGGTCCTGTCGCCGGTATGCTCGAAGGCAAGCCATATCTGGCCCGGCCAGAAACCGGCAGTCCATTGGTCATTGGCGACTGCCGGGTAAAAGTTCTTCACGCTCGAGTGGTTTTGCGCCGCGTAGGTGAACTCGGGCAGGTTGCGCCTGACCTGCGCAACGGCGGCGGCGAGTGCGGCATCGACTTCCTCTGTCGTGATCGGGGCTGGAACGGACGTGGTCAAATCGAGC is a genomic window containing:
- a CDS encoding Lrp/AsnC family transcriptional regulator — encoded protein: MSIAKYIPDELDRQIIAHLRVDGRASLAKLSDALGVARGTVQNRLDRLTETGTLLGFTVRVREDYDDRAVHAVMMIEVMGKSTTQVIRKLRGIAEISSLHTTNGNWDLVANIRAGSLSDFDRVLREVRMIDGVSNSETSLLLSSV
- a CDS encoding bifunctional helix-turn-helix transcriptional regulator/GNAT family N-acetyltransferase, with product MSEQSLPIDDIRFTSRRLVRELGFMGGDFAGTDLPPSAVHALIEIETCPGITARDLGKLLRLEKSSVSRMLRKLVLSGDILEKADGQDNRIKLLFLADRGQKRVEAIHAFANRQVSGALTQLTPADANTILAGLRLYADALGDRSDAAAPAIDIVSGYRPGIIARITQMHALYYARTSGFGQRFESVVAEGLASFCNRLERPQNAIWTAMRGDEIVGSVAIDGEDLGSEIAHLRWFIVDDSVRGGGVGRRLLAAALAFADKNAFAETHLWTFNGLSAARHLYETHGFACVEEHPGSQWGSEVLEQRFIRRLKR
- a CDS encoding alpha-hydroxy acid oxidase is translated as MQLKDCYNFHDFRRMAKQRLPGPIFNYIDGAADDEVTYRRNTAAFENCDLVPDVLRGVSDVDMSVTVMGQKLSMPVYCSPTALQRLFHHQGERAVAAAAGKFGTMFGVSSLGTTSLEEARRISGGPQVYQFYFHKDRGLNRDMMARAKSAGVETMMLTVDSITGGNRERDKRTGFAIPFKLNLSGIAQFAVKPAWGINYLTHERFSLPQLDGHIKMDGGALSISRYFTEMLDPSMNWDDVAQMVREWGGPFCLKGIMSVDDARRAVEIGCSGIVLSNHGGRQLDGSRSAFDQLAEIVDAVGDRIDVMMDGGVQRGTHVLKALSLGAKAVGLGRYYLFPLAAAGQPGVERALELMRIEIERGMKLMGCTTVEQLTRRNLRFHG
- a CDS encoding acyltransferase; this encodes MTTDEPPTVSQRQDRLNILTWERKPEDINSPDHQARLRGLEHSANAVFGQDVYIAARAEVHTNRLLMGAQSWIAGYAIVRGDIELGENVSINPYACLSGKVTIGNGVRIASHVSIVGFNHGFDDIDTPIYRQPLTSLGIEIGEDVWIGANAVVLDGVKIGRGAIIAAGATVVKDIPAMAIAGGVPARVLRYRGEKAAASKLPEIEPLLRKLGGEIAGDWLAAIRSYEEEGAYHSADASGQVVESTRHLCDAIEIAAAFGQEGTAFDTEKTVTGLQAMQDAQTGLFFDAEAPAVDAPAERNPSILYNILAIGYALECFGAAPKQPIAFVEHMRAGELTRLLRELPWQSRAWHCGATIDALATALYFNRRYFTSGDNLAMLFGWLAMNADRATGLWGEPTAAQGLLQPVNGFYRLTRGSYAQFGVPVPYPEATIDSVIANYRAYGGFHGVEFNACNLLDTIHPLLLCLKQTDHRRNEAKEIAREIVRRNEGRWQKGKGFAFAEGHPAGLQGTEMWMSVLWLAAKLLGAEQFLPFQPRGIHRLEPAEIVGGTIARP
- a CDS encoding DUF2264 domain-containing protein, which encodes MPHDSATANPLFHNPLRSRDDLAKAVIDLFNPLLTCFSPGGARVRLGATGAIFDFPAAELEGFARPLWGIVPLAAGGYDFPYWDLYRRGLANGTNPAHPEYWGDTADRHQRLVELAAIGFALAMVPEHIWEPLAETDRRAVAAYLLAAREREFVDNNWKFFRVLIDLGLERVGVEFDRAKTQTYLDELEAFDIGNGWYRDGPVRRVDHYIPFAMHFYGLIYTVLAKGDGARKARLIERSRIFARDMRHWFGPDGASLAFGRSQTYRFAAGGFWGALAFSGLEALPWPEIKGYYMRHIRWWSKRPIADRDGVLSVGYGYPNLLMSESYNSPCSPYWALKFFLPLALPADHPFWTAQETEAEEFAEPVSLPEPGMVAFHTPGNIVVLSSGQQHDRMRGAQEKYSKFVYSTRYAFNVEADDRHFAAASFDGMLGLSDDGVHLRTRETMEEALIAKDCLYSRWRPWADVEIETWLVPQNPWHVRLHRIRAPRPLQTSEGGFAIERADFNRDRTQAEEGRAACYGQGDTSVIVDLSAGIRREGLCHQAIANTNLIHARTLVPQLRGTVPSGETLLITASMALPVGKAAEAALATLPDAPDLTGLEEIFRREGRRVPAFALNENRAG
- a CDS encoding sugar ABC transporter substrate-binding protein, whose amino-acid sequence is MEFKTTRRAFALATAGLGIAMGMGGTAFAAGDAPVTLKWALWDLDKGAYFKPLMEAYKQKHPNVTFEVVDLGSQDYTQMISTQLTGGSKDIDIVTIKDVPGYANLVRAGNITDLSGFIKDQKIETAPYGGLIEELTIDGKIYALPFRSDFWVVYYNKDIFDKAGVPYPSNDMTWAQFDEIAGKLKGGMGANRIYGALLHTWRSTVQLPGIQDGKHTLVDGNYEFLKPWYERALALQKSGAIPSYASLKTSNTHYSALFFNGTIGMLPMGTWFVGTQIAKVKSGESKSVNWGIVKFPHPDGVAAGATAAQIAGLSVNANSGHKEAALDFIHFVTGPEGAAIVASTGTFPALRTDDVAEKIAALPGFPQDQASKDALQAGKAYLEMAVNPNAAKIEVVLNRVHDALMTDNISIDDGIKDMNDGVKAIK
- a CDS encoding DUF624 domain-containing protein is translated as MQWLEGLWTREGAGIDKNAPPLTGLALFLDIIKREWWEMVKLNLLFILASLPVVTMPAAMLAMARVCVSFTDDENTYLLRDFLEALRKFALRGTTLVVLSALLVSAGVYATVSYAGAARLQLVYSLPFAVSLAVTLFLILLCAYAIVLMARQDLPLRETLRQAAFSAITRPLPMLAALGFVTALWVAHILLYPVSVFMPATVNFSLSMFALCFAARNAVARMRVSIPEPAGSST
- a CDS encoding ABC transporter ATP-binding protein, with the translated sequence MASISLKKLNKTFGALKVVHDIDLDIADKEFIILVGPSGCGKSTTLRMIAGLEEISGGELRIGEDVMNDVPSKDRDIAMVFQNYALYPHMTVYKNMAFGLELRKAPRDLIDTKVKDAAKILDITHLLNRKPKALSGGQRQRVALGRAMVRNPEVFLLDEPLSNLDAKLRGTMRSEISKLHKRLDATFIYVTHDQVEAMTMADRIVVMKDGHIQQVDTPQNLYDRPINMFVAGFIGAPQMNMLPVTLRRDGDRFTALFDGNPLPLPTDIDAGRLRSYEGKDIILGIRPENFHEFAPADIDAANVAPFTATVELAEPMGSEVHLNLVSGGRNLVARVSPRFRAKIGDPVELVADLTNAQLFDPATEQSILY
- a CDS encoding glycoside hydrolase family 88 protein, whose product is MLDLTTSVPAPITTEEVDAALAAAVAQVRRNLPEFTYAAQNHSSVKNFYPAVANDQWTAGFWPGQIWLAFEHTGDRTFQHAAQIQVQSFLHRIENRIETDHHDMGFLYSPSCIAAWKLVGDEDGRRAALMAADQLMERFQPVGQFIQAWGRRDNPNEYRYIIDCLLNLPLLYWASRETGWDDYRTVALAHARTTLAHSVRPDDSTYHTFYMDPQTGAPVRGVTKQGYSDESYWARGQAWGIAGMAISYRYERLPAYRGTFERLLAFYLKRLPDDLVPFWDLIFADGDGEPRDSSAAAIVACGLLEMAELETPEKAAEYRDLARRMVKSLADVYSVRDPAISNGQLLHGTYSKKTPHNTCRGEGVDECVSWGDYYYLEALIRLSRNWSSYW